A single region of the Sciurus carolinensis chromosome 16, mSciCar1.2, whole genome shotgun sequence genome encodes:
- the Znf865 gene encoding zinc finger protein 865 isoform X2, producing the protein MDLQVGLLSPHLPEMEANPAGSSAGGGGSSGIGGEDGVHFQSYPFDFLEFLNHQRFEPMELYGEHAKAVAALPCAPGPLPQPPPQPPPPQYDYPPQSTFKPKAEAPSSSSSSSSSSSSSSSSSSSSSSSSQAKKPDPPLPPAFGAPPPPLFDAAFPAPQWGIVDLSGHQHLFGNLKRGGTASGPGVAPGLGAPTGTPGPLPAPSQTPPGPAAGAACDPTKDDKGYFRRLKYLMERRFPCGVCQKSFKQSSHLVQHMLVHSGERPYECGVCGRTYNHVSSLIRHRRCHKDVPPAAGGPPQPGPPLPQLGLPAPTASATAAVPTTVSSGPPVAPAAPAASGDANTAPAAVGVPPATTAGGEGPFACPLCWKVFKKPSHLHQHQIIHTGEKPFSCSVCSKSFNRRESLKRHVKTHSADLLRLPCGICGKAFRDASYLLKHQAAHAGAGAGGPRPVYPCDLCGKSYSAPQSLLRHKAAHAPPAASEASKEGAASVPQPPPTFPPGPYLLPPDPPATDSEKAAAAAAAVVYGAVPVPLLGAHPLLLGGAGTSAAGSSGSGVPGKTFCCGICGRGFGRRETLKRHERIHTGEKPHQCPVCGKRFRESFHLSKHHVVHTRERPYKCELCGKVFGYPQSLTRHRQVHRLQLPCALAGATGLPTSQGATGACGPGASATSAGPTDGLSYACSDCGEHFPDLFHVMSHKEAHMSEKPYGCDACGKTFGFIENLMWHKLVHQAAPERLLAPTPGGPQPPDGSSGTDAASVLDNGLAGEVGAAVAALAGVSGGEDASGAAVSGAGGGATSGPERFSCATCGQSFKHFLGLVTHKYVHLVRRTLGCGLCGQSFAGAYDLLLHRRSHRQKRGFRCPVCGKRFWEAALLMRHQRCHTEQRPYRCGVCGRGFLRSWYLRQHRVVHTGERAFKCGVCAKRFAQSSSLAEHRRLHAVARPQRCGACGKTFRYRSNLLEHQRLHLGERAYRCEHCGKGFFYLSSVLRHQRAHEPPRPELRCPACLKAFKDPGYFRKHLAAHQGGRPFRCSSCGEGFANTYGLKKHRLVHKAEGLGGPGPGAGALGKDA; encoded by the exons ATGGACTTGCAGGTG GGTCTCCTTTCTCCCCATCTGCCAGAAATGGAGGCAAACCCGGCAGGCAGCAGCGCCGGGGGTGGCGGGAGCAGCGGCATCGGGGGCGAGGACGGGGTCCATTTCCAGAGCTACCCATTTGACTTCTTGGAATTCCTCAACCACCAGCGCTTCGAGCCCATGGAACTATACGGGGAGCATGCCAAGGCTGTGGCGGCCCTGCCCTGTGCCCCGgggcccctgccccagcctccgccCCAGCCCCCGCCACCCCAGTATGACTACCCACCCCAGTCTACTTTCAAACCCAAGGCGGaggccccttcctcctcctcctcctcctcgtcgtcctcctcgtcctcctcttcttcctcctcctcgtcttcctcctcttcccaagCCAAGAAGCCGGATCCGCCCCTGCCACCTGCTTTTGGGGCCCCCCCGCCTCCGCTCTTTGACGCTGCCTTCCCTGCCCCACAGTGGGGCATTGTCGATCTGTCGGGACACCAGCACCTCTTCGGAAACCTGAAACGAGGAGGGACAGCTTCTGGACCGGGGGTGGCACCTGGGCTGGGTGCCCCTACAGGAACCCCAGGGCCGCTTCCAGCCCCCTCGCAGACCCCACCAGGACCTGCTGCAGGGGCAGCCTGCGACCCAACCAAGGACGACAAAGGCTACTTCCGAAGGCTGAAATACCTGATGGAGCGGCGCTTTCCCTGCGGGGTGTGCCAGAAGTCTTTTAAGCAGTCCTCGCACCTGGTGCAGCACATGCTGGTACACTCGGGGGAGAGGCCTTACGAATGCGGCGTCTGTGGCCGCACGTACAACCACGTCTCCAGCCTCATCCGCCACCGCCGCTGCCACAAGGACGTGCCACCAGCTGCCGGGGGCCCACCACAGCCCGGACCCCCACTTCCTCAACTGGGCCTCCCAGCGCCCACAGCCAGTGCAACTGCTGCTGTCCCCACCACGGTGTCCTCCGGCCCCCCGGTCGCACCTGCAGCGCCCGCCGCCTCCGGGGATGCGAACACCGCCCCTGCTGCCGTTGGTGTGCCCCCTGCAACCACCGCCGGTGGCGAGGGCCCATTTGCCTGCCCACTCTGCTGGAAGGTTTTCAAGAAGCCCAGCCACCTTCACCAGCACCAGATCATCCATACAGGCGAGAAGCCCTTCTCCTGCTCCGTGTGCAGCAAGAGCTTCAACCGGAGGGAGAGCCTCAAGCGGCACGTGAAGACGCACTCCGCGGACCTCCTGCGCCTACCCTGCGGCATCTGCGGCAAGGCCTTCCGTGACGCCTCCTACCTCCTTAAACACCAGGCGGCTCACGCGGGAGCGGGAGCGGGGGGCCCTCGGCCAGTGTACCCCTGCGACCTGTGCGGCAAGTCCTACTCAGCGCCGCAGAGCCTGCTTCGGCACAAGGCTGCCCATGCCCCACCTGCGGCCTCTGAGGCATCCAAGGAAGGGGCTGCCTCGGTCCCACAGCCCCCGCCCACCTTTCCCCCTGGCCCCTACCTCCTGCCCCCAGACCCACCCGCCACAGACAGTGAAAAGGCGGCGGCCGCCGCAGCAGCAGTGGTATATGGCGCCGTGCCAGTCCCCCTCCTGGGTGCCCATCCGCTGTTGCTTGGTGGGGCAGGGACCAGCGCGGCTGGAAGCTCTGGCTCCGGTGTCCCCGGAAAGACGTTCTGCTGTGGCATCTGCGGGCGCGGGTTCGGGCGCCGGGAGACCCTGAAGCGCCATGAGCGCATTCACACCGGAGAGAAGCCTCACCAGTGTCCCGTGTGCGGGAAGCGCTTCCGTGAATCCTTCCACCTGAGCAAGCACCATGTGGTGCACACCCGTGAGCGACCCTACAAGTGTGAGCTCTGCGGCAAAGTCTTCGGCTACCCGCAGAGCCTTACCCGTCACCGCCAGGTGCACCGGCTCCAGCTGCCCTGCGCCCTGGCTGGGGCCACTGGtctccccacctcccagggcGCCACAGGAGCCTGCGGGCCTGGGGCTTCCGCCACATCCGCCGGACCAACTGATGGGCTAAGCTACGCCTGCTCAGACTGCGGAGAACACTTCCCGGATCTCTTTCACGTCATGAGCCACAAGGAAGCCCACATGTCAGAGAAGCCATACGGCTGCGACGCCTGCGGCAAGACCTTTGGCTTCATTGAGAACCTCATGTGGCACAAGCTGGTCCACCAGGCTGCCCCAGAACGCCTGCTGGCACCCACACCGGGTGGTCCCCAACCCCCTGATGGCTCCAGCGGCACTGATGCAGCCAGTGTGCTGGACAACGGGCTGGCGGGAGAAGTCGGGGCGGCTGTGGCAGCACTGGCAGGAGTGTCCGGGGGCGAGGACGCCAGCGGAGCTGCTGTGTCTGGGGCCGGTGGAGGTGCCACTTCAGGTCCTGAGCGCTTCAGCTGTGCCACATGTGGCCAGAGCTTCAAGCATTTCCTGGGCCTAGTGACTCATAAGTATGTCCACCTGGTGCGTCGGACCCTGGGCTGTGGCCTCTGTGGCCAGAGCTTTGCTGGCGCCTACGACTTGCTCCTGCACCGGCGCAGCCATCGGCAGAAGCGGGGTTTCCGCTGCCCGGTATGTGGGAAGCGCTTCTGGGAGGCGGCCTTGCTGATGCGCCACCAGCGCTGCCACACAGAGCAGCGGCCTTATCGCTGTGGTGTGTGTGGCAGAGGTTTCCTGCGCTCTTGGTACCTGCGGCAGCACCGCGTGGTGCACACTGGAGAGCGGGCTTTCAAGTGCGGCGTGTGTGCCAAGCGCTTTGCACAATCCTCTAGTCTGGCGGAGCACCGGCGGCTGCACGCGGTGGCTCGGCCCCAGCGCTGCGGTGCCTGTGGCAAGACCTTCCGCTACCGCTCCAACCTGCTGGAGCATCAGCGGCTGCACCTGGGGGAGCGGGCCTACCGCTGTGAGCACTGTGGCAAGGGCTTCTTCTACTTGAGCTCTGTGCTGCGCCATCAGCGCGCCCACGAGCCCCCTCGACCTGAGCTACGCTGTCCCGCTTGCCTCAAGGCCTTCAAGGATCCCGGCTACTTCCGTAAGCACCTGGCGGCCCATCAGGGTGGCAGGCCCTTCCGCTGCTCCTCTTGTGGGGAGGGCTTTGCCAACACCTATGGCCTGAAGAAACACCGTCTGGTGCACAAGGCGGAGGGCCTAGGGGGCCCTGGACCAGGGGCAGGAGCCCTGGGGAAGGATGCCTGA
- the Znf865 gene encoding zinc finger protein 865 isoform X1, giving the protein MSAVRGRCPRKKRAHRAQAHLVPLAHRKLPRPSPARITPTVRRRTAPPCAAAAAASFRPPRRRLRNGRDFRFRAGGAGLPGRGRGRHFRSGPRVSPERRRLLRLLGLLPAETPAPGLLSPHLPEMEANPAGSSAGGGGSSGIGGEDGVHFQSYPFDFLEFLNHQRFEPMELYGEHAKAVAALPCAPGPLPQPPPQPPPPQYDYPPQSTFKPKAEAPSSSSSSSSSSSSSSSSSSSSSSSSQAKKPDPPLPPAFGAPPPPLFDAAFPAPQWGIVDLSGHQHLFGNLKRGGTASGPGVAPGLGAPTGTPGPLPAPSQTPPGPAAGAACDPTKDDKGYFRRLKYLMERRFPCGVCQKSFKQSSHLVQHMLVHSGERPYECGVCGRTYNHVSSLIRHRRCHKDVPPAAGGPPQPGPPLPQLGLPAPTASATAAVPTTVSSGPPVAPAAPAASGDANTAPAAVGVPPATTAGGEGPFACPLCWKVFKKPSHLHQHQIIHTGEKPFSCSVCSKSFNRRESLKRHVKTHSADLLRLPCGICGKAFRDASYLLKHQAAHAGAGAGGPRPVYPCDLCGKSYSAPQSLLRHKAAHAPPAASEASKEGAASVPQPPPTFPPGPYLLPPDPPATDSEKAAAAAAAVVYGAVPVPLLGAHPLLLGGAGTSAAGSSGSGVPGKTFCCGICGRGFGRRETLKRHERIHTGEKPHQCPVCGKRFRESFHLSKHHVVHTRERPYKCELCGKVFGYPQSLTRHRQVHRLQLPCALAGATGLPTSQGATGACGPGASATSAGPTDGLSYACSDCGEHFPDLFHVMSHKEAHMSEKPYGCDACGKTFGFIENLMWHKLVHQAAPERLLAPTPGGPQPPDGSSGTDAASVLDNGLAGEVGAAVAALAGVSGGEDASGAAVSGAGGGATSGPERFSCATCGQSFKHFLGLVTHKYVHLVRRTLGCGLCGQSFAGAYDLLLHRRSHRQKRGFRCPVCGKRFWEAALLMRHQRCHTEQRPYRCGVCGRGFLRSWYLRQHRVVHTGERAFKCGVCAKRFAQSSSLAEHRRLHAVARPQRCGACGKTFRYRSNLLEHQRLHLGERAYRCEHCGKGFFYLSSVLRHQRAHEPPRPELRCPACLKAFKDPGYFRKHLAAHQGGRPFRCSSCGEGFANTYGLKKHRLVHKAEGLGGPGPGAGALGKDA; this is encoded by the coding sequence GGTCTCCTTTCTCCCCATCTGCCAGAAATGGAGGCAAACCCGGCAGGCAGCAGCGCCGGGGGTGGCGGGAGCAGCGGCATCGGGGGCGAGGACGGGGTCCATTTCCAGAGCTACCCATTTGACTTCTTGGAATTCCTCAACCACCAGCGCTTCGAGCCCATGGAACTATACGGGGAGCATGCCAAGGCTGTGGCGGCCCTGCCCTGTGCCCCGgggcccctgccccagcctccgccCCAGCCCCCGCCACCCCAGTATGACTACCCACCCCAGTCTACTTTCAAACCCAAGGCGGaggccccttcctcctcctcctcctcctcgtcgtcctcctcgtcctcctcttcttcctcctcctcgtcttcctcctcttcccaagCCAAGAAGCCGGATCCGCCCCTGCCACCTGCTTTTGGGGCCCCCCCGCCTCCGCTCTTTGACGCTGCCTTCCCTGCCCCACAGTGGGGCATTGTCGATCTGTCGGGACACCAGCACCTCTTCGGAAACCTGAAACGAGGAGGGACAGCTTCTGGACCGGGGGTGGCACCTGGGCTGGGTGCCCCTACAGGAACCCCAGGGCCGCTTCCAGCCCCCTCGCAGACCCCACCAGGACCTGCTGCAGGGGCAGCCTGCGACCCAACCAAGGACGACAAAGGCTACTTCCGAAGGCTGAAATACCTGATGGAGCGGCGCTTTCCCTGCGGGGTGTGCCAGAAGTCTTTTAAGCAGTCCTCGCACCTGGTGCAGCACATGCTGGTACACTCGGGGGAGAGGCCTTACGAATGCGGCGTCTGTGGCCGCACGTACAACCACGTCTCCAGCCTCATCCGCCACCGCCGCTGCCACAAGGACGTGCCACCAGCTGCCGGGGGCCCACCACAGCCCGGACCCCCACTTCCTCAACTGGGCCTCCCAGCGCCCACAGCCAGTGCAACTGCTGCTGTCCCCACCACGGTGTCCTCCGGCCCCCCGGTCGCACCTGCAGCGCCCGCCGCCTCCGGGGATGCGAACACCGCCCCTGCTGCCGTTGGTGTGCCCCCTGCAACCACCGCCGGTGGCGAGGGCCCATTTGCCTGCCCACTCTGCTGGAAGGTTTTCAAGAAGCCCAGCCACCTTCACCAGCACCAGATCATCCATACAGGCGAGAAGCCCTTCTCCTGCTCCGTGTGCAGCAAGAGCTTCAACCGGAGGGAGAGCCTCAAGCGGCACGTGAAGACGCACTCCGCGGACCTCCTGCGCCTACCCTGCGGCATCTGCGGCAAGGCCTTCCGTGACGCCTCCTACCTCCTTAAACACCAGGCGGCTCACGCGGGAGCGGGAGCGGGGGGCCCTCGGCCAGTGTACCCCTGCGACCTGTGCGGCAAGTCCTACTCAGCGCCGCAGAGCCTGCTTCGGCACAAGGCTGCCCATGCCCCACCTGCGGCCTCTGAGGCATCCAAGGAAGGGGCTGCCTCGGTCCCACAGCCCCCGCCCACCTTTCCCCCTGGCCCCTACCTCCTGCCCCCAGACCCACCCGCCACAGACAGTGAAAAGGCGGCGGCCGCCGCAGCAGCAGTGGTATATGGCGCCGTGCCAGTCCCCCTCCTGGGTGCCCATCCGCTGTTGCTTGGTGGGGCAGGGACCAGCGCGGCTGGAAGCTCTGGCTCCGGTGTCCCCGGAAAGACGTTCTGCTGTGGCATCTGCGGGCGCGGGTTCGGGCGCCGGGAGACCCTGAAGCGCCATGAGCGCATTCACACCGGAGAGAAGCCTCACCAGTGTCCCGTGTGCGGGAAGCGCTTCCGTGAATCCTTCCACCTGAGCAAGCACCATGTGGTGCACACCCGTGAGCGACCCTACAAGTGTGAGCTCTGCGGCAAAGTCTTCGGCTACCCGCAGAGCCTTACCCGTCACCGCCAGGTGCACCGGCTCCAGCTGCCCTGCGCCCTGGCTGGGGCCACTGGtctccccacctcccagggcGCCACAGGAGCCTGCGGGCCTGGGGCTTCCGCCACATCCGCCGGACCAACTGATGGGCTAAGCTACGCCTGCTCAGACTGCGGAGAACACTTCCCGGATCTCTTTCACGTCATGAGCCACAAGGAAGCCCACATGTCAGAGAAGCCATACGGCTGCGACGCCTGCGGCAAGACCTTTGGCTTCATTGAGAACCTCATGTGGCACAAGCTGGTCCACCAGGCTGCCCCAGAACGCCTGCTGGCACCCACACCGGGTGGTCCCCAACCCCCTGATGGCTCCAGCGGCACTGATGCAGCCAGTGTGCTGGACAACGGGCTGGCGGGAGAAGTCGGGGCGGCTGTGGCAGCACTGGCAGGAGTGTCCGGGGGCGAGGACGCCAGCGGAGCTGCTGTGTCTGGGGCCGGTGGAGGTGCCACTTCAGGTCCTGAGCGCTTCAGCTGTGCCACATGTGGCCAGAGCTTCAAGCATTTCCTGGGCCTAGTGACTCATAAGTATGTCCACCTGGTGCGTCGGACCCTGGGCTGTGGCCTCTGTGGCCAGAGCTTTGCTGGCGCCTACGACTTGCTCCTGCACCGGCGCAGCCATCGGCAGAAGCGGGGTTTCCGCTGCCCGGTATGTGGGAAGCGCTTCTGGGAGGCGGCCTTGCTGATGCGCCACCAGCGCTGCCACACAGAGCAGCGGCCTTATCGCTGTGGTGTGTGTGGCAGAGGTTTCCTGCGCTCTTGGTACCTGCGGCAGCACCGCGTGGTGCACACTGGAGAGCGGGCTTTCAAGTGCGGCGTGTGTGCCAAGCGCTTTGCACAATCCTCTAGTCTGGCGGAGCACCGGCGGCTGCACGCGGTGGCTCGGCCCCAGCGCTGCGGTGCCTGTGGCAAGACCTTCCGCTACCGCTCCAACCTGCTGGAGCATCAGCGGCTGCACCTGGGGGAGCGGGCCTACCGCTGTGAGCACTGTGGCAAGGGCTTCTTCTACTTGAGCTCTGTGCTGCGCCATCAGCGCGCCCACGAGCCCCCTCGACCTGAGCTACGCTGTCCCGCTTGCCTCAAGGCCTTCAAGGATCCCGGCTACTTCCGTAAGCACCTGGCGGCCCATCAGGGTGGCAGGCCCTTCCGCTGCTCCTCTTGTGGGGAGGGCTTTGCCAACACCTATGGCCTGAAGAAACACCGTCTGGTGCACAAGGCGGAGGGCCTAGGGGGCCCTGGACCAGGGGCAGGAGCCCTGGGGAAGGATGCCTGA
- the Znf865 gene encoding zinc finger protein 865 isoform X3: MEANPAGSSAGGGGSSGIGGEDGVHFQSYPFDFLEFLNHQRFEPMELYGEHAKAVAALPCAPGPLPQPPPQPPPPQYDYPPQSTFKPKAEAPSSSSSSSSSSSSSSSSSSSSSSSSQAKKPDPPLPPAFGAPPPPLFDAAFPAPQWGIVDLSGHQHLFGNLKRGGTASGPGVAPGLGAPTGTPGPLPAPSQTPPGPAAGAACDPTKDDKGYFRRLKYLMERRFPCGVCQKSFKQSSHLVQHMLVHSGERPYECGVCGRTYNHVSSLIRHRRCHKDVPPAAGGPPQPGPPLPQLGLPAPTASATAAVPTTVSSGPPVAPAAPAASGDANTAPAAVGVPPATTAGGEGPFACPLCWKVFKKPSHLHQHQIIHTGEKPFSCSVCSKSFNRRESLKRHVKTHSADLLRLPCGICGKAFRDASYLLKHQAAHAGAGAGGPRPVYPCDLCGKSYSAPQSLLRHKAAHAPPAASEASKEGAASVPQPPPTFPPGPYLLPPDPPATDSEKAAAAAAAVVYGAVPVPLLGAHPLLLGGAGTSAAGSSGSGVPGKTFCCGICGRGFGRRETLKRHERIHTGEKPHQCPVCGKRFRESFHLSKHHVVHTRERPYKCELCGKVFGYPQSLTRHRQVHRLQLPCALAGATGLPTSQGATGACGPGASATSAGPTDGLSYACSDCGEHFPDLFHVMSHKEAHMSEKPYGCDACGKTFGFIENLMWHKLVHQAAPERLLAPTPGGPQPPDGSSGTDAASVLDNGLAGEVGAAVAALAGVSGGEDASGAAVSGAGGGATSGPERFSCATCGQSFKHFLGLVTHKYVHLVRRTLGCGLCGQSFAGAYDLLLHRRSHRQKRGFRCPVCGKRFWEAALLMRHQRCHTEQRPYRCGVCGRGFLRSWYLRQHRVVHTGERAFKCGVCAKRFAQSSSLAEHRRLHAVARPQRCGACGKTFRYRSNLLEHQRLHLGERAYRCEHCGKGFFYLSSVLRHQRAHEPPRPELRCPACLKAFKDPGYFRKHLAAHQGGRPFRCSSCGEGFANTYGLKKHRLVHKAEGLGGPGPGAGALGKDA, encoded by the coding sequence ATGGAGGCAAACCCGGCAGGCAGCAGCGCCGGGGGTGGCGGGAGCAGCGGCATCGGGGGCGAGGACGGGGTCCATTTCCAGAGCTACCCATTTGACTTCTTGGAATTCCTCAACCACCAGCGCTTCGAGCCCATGGAACTATACGGGGAGCATGCCAAGGCTGTGGCGGCCCTGCCCTGTGCCCCGgggcccctgccccagcctccgccCCAGCCCCCGCCACCCCAGTATGACTACCCACCCCAGTCTACTTTCAAACCCAAGGCGGaggccccttcctcctcctcctcctcctcgtcgtcctcctcgtcctcctcttcttcctcctcctcgtcttcctcctcttcccaagCCAAGAAGCCGGATCCGCCCCTGCCACCTGCTTTTGGGGCCCCCCCGCCTCCGCTCTTTGACGCTGCCTTCCCTGCCCCACAGTGGGGCATTGTCGATCTGTCGGGACACCAGCACCTCTTCGGAAACCTGAAACGAGGAGGGACAGCTTCTGGACCGGGGGTGGCACCTGGGCTGGGTGCCCCTACAGGAACCCCAGGGCCGCTTCCAGCCCCCTCGCAGACCCCACCAGGACCTGCTGCAGGGGCAGCCTGCGACCCAACCAAGGACGACAAAGGCTACTTCCGAAGGCTGAAATACCTGATGGAGCGGCGCTTTCCCTGCGGGGTGTGCCAGAAGTCTTTTAAGCAGTCCTCGCACCTGGTGCAGCACATGCTGGTACACTCGGGGGAGAGGCCTTACGAATGCGGCGTCTGTGGCCGCACGTACAACCACGTCTCCAGCCTCATCCGCCACCGCCGCTGCCACAAGGACGTGCCACCAGCTGCCGGGGGCCCACCACAGCCCGGACCCCCACTTCCTCAACTGGGCCTCCCAGCGCCCACAGCCAGTGCAACTGCTGCTGTCCCCACCACGGTGTCCTCCGGCCCCCCGGTCGCACCTGCAGCGCCCGCCGCCTCCGGGGATGCGAACACCGCCCCTGCTGCCGTTGGTGTGCCCCCTGCAACCACCGCCGGTGGCGAGGGCCCATTTGCCTGCCCACTCTGCTGGAAGGTTTTCAAGAAGCCCAGCCACCTTCACCAGCACCAGATCATCCATACAGGCGAGAAGCCCTTCTCCTGCTCCGTGTGCAGCAAGAGCTTCAACCGGAGGGAGAGCCTCAAGCGGCACGTGAAGACGCACTCCGCGGACCTCCTGCGCCTACCCTGCGGCATCTGCGGCAAGGCCTTCCGTGACGCCTCCTACCTCCTTAAACACCAGGCGGCTCACGCGGGAGCGGGAGCGGGGGGCCCTCGGCCAGTGTACCCCTGCGACCTGTGCGGCAAGTCCTACTCAGCGCCGCAGAGCCTGCTTCGGCACAAGGCTGCCCATGCCCCACCTGCGGCCTCTGAGGCATCCAAGGAAGGGGCTGCCTCGGTCCCACAGCCCCCGCCCACCTTTCCCCCTGGCCCCTACCTCCTGCCCCCAGACCCACCCGCCACAGACAGTGAAAAGGCGGCGGCCGCCGCAGCAGCAGTGGTATATGGCGCCGTGCCAGTCCCCCTCCTGGGTGCCCATCCGCTGTTGCTTGGTGGGGCAGGGACCAGCGCGGCTGGAAGCTCTGGCTCCGGTGTCCCCGGAAAGACGTTCTGCTGTGGCATCTGCGGGCGCGGGTTCGGGCGCCGGGAGACCCTGAAGCGCCATGAGCGCATTCACACCGGAGAGAAGCCTCACCAGTGTCCCGTGTGCGGGAAGCGCTTCCGTGAATCCTTCCACCTGAGCAAGCACCATGTGGTGCACACCCGTGAGCGACCCTACAAGTGTGAGCTCTGCGGCAAAGTCTTCGGCTACCCGCAGAGCCTTACCCGTCACCGCCAGGTGCACCGGCTCCAGCTGCCCTGCGCCCTGGCTGGGGCCACTGGtctccccacctcccagggcGCCACAGGAGCCTGCGGGCCTGGGGCTTCCGCCACATCCGCCGGACCAACTGATGGGCTAAGCTACGCCTGCTCAGACTGCGGAGAACACTTCCCGGATCTCTTTCACGTCATGAGCCACAAGGAAGCCCACATGTCAGAGAAGCCATACGGCTGCGACGCCTGCGGCAAGACCTTTGGCTTCATTGAGAACCTCATGTGGCACAAGCTGGTCCACCAGGCTGCCCCAGAACGCCTGCTGGCACCCACACCGGGTGGTCCCCAACCCCCTGATGGCTCCAGCGGCACTGATGCAGCCAGTGTGCTGGACAACGGGCTGGCGGGAGAAGTCGGGGCGGCTGTGGCAGCACTGGCAGGAGTGTCCGGGGGCGAGGACGCCAGCGGAGCTGCTGTGTCTGGGGCCGGTGGAGGTGCCACTTCAGGTCCTGAGCGCTTCAGCTGTGCCACATGTGGCCAGAGCTTCAAGCATTTCCTGGGCCTAGTGACTCATAAGTATGTCCACCTGGTGCGTCGGACCCTGGGCTGTGGCCTCTGTGGCCAGAGCTTTGCTGGCGCCTACGACTTGCTCCTGCACCGGCGCAGCCATCGGCAGAAGCGGGGTTTCCGCTGCCCGGTATGTGGGAAGCGCTTCTGGGAGGCGGCCTTGCTGATGCGCCACCAGCGCTGCCACACAGAGCAGCGGCCTTATCGCTGTGGTGTGTGTGGCAGAGGTTTCCTGCGCTCTTGGTACCTGCGGCAGCACCGCGTGGTGCACACTGGAGAGCGGGCTTTCAAGTGCGGCGTGTGTGCCAAGCGCTTTGCACAATCCTCTAGTCTGGCGGAGCACCGGCGGCTGCACGCGGTGGCTCGGCCCCAGCGCTGCGGTGCCTGTGGCAAGACCTTCCGCTACCGCTCCAACCTGCTGGAGCATCAGCGGCTGCACCTGGGGGAGCGGGCCTACCGCTGTGAGCACTGTGGCAAGGGCTTCTTCTACTTGAGCTCTGTGCTGCGCCATCAGCGCGCCCACGAGCCCCCTCGACCTGAGCTACGCTGTCCCGCTTGCCTCAAGGCCTTCAAGGATCCCGGCTACTTCCGTAAGCACCTGGCGGCCCATCAGGGTGGCAGGCCCTTCCGCTGCTCCTCTTGTGGGGAGGGCTTTGCCAACACCTATGGCCTGAAGAAACACCGTCTGGTGCACAAGGCGGAGGGCCTAGGGGGCCCTGGACCAGGGGCAGGAGCCCTGGGGAAGGATGCCTGA
- the Znf784 gene encoding zinc finger protein 784, with product MAAVRPEHPSPSSPTPESRSLEPPDLVLVPDDGHPATPPSDLIEIQVVKVTDTSLVPEPPEPGSFHCALCPAAFRLVSELLFHEHGHVAGADGGGQGGDPSRCHVCGHSCPGPASLRAHYSLHTGERPYRCPLCPRAFKALAPLLRHQHRHGLEPGTSGRPPQAAAAGEPSPGVPQERSEVVMAAAAAGAAVGKPFACRFCAKPFRRSSDMRDHERVHTGERPYHCGICGKGFTQSSVLSGHARIHTGERPFRCTLCDRTFNNSSNFRKHQRTHFHGPGPGLGDSGGQLGSLVAEGSGSGTGSTLEGGRGEMVKAKVKVDQ from the exons ATGGCCGCCGTGCGCCCGGAGCACCCGAGTCCGAGCTCACCGACCCCGGAGTCACGATCCCTGGAGCCGCCGGACCTG gTCCTGGTGCCTGATGATGGCCATCCCGCCACACCCCCAAGTGACCTCATCGAGATCCAGGTGGTAAAGGTCACAGACACTTCGCTGGTACCAGAGCCACCAGAGCCAGGCTCTTTCCACTGTGCCTTGTGTCCAGCTGCCTTCCGACTGGTCTCCGAGCTGCTGTTCCATGAACATGGCCACGTGGCAGGCGCGGATGGTGGCGGGCAGGGTGGGGACCCAAGCCGGTGTCACGTGTGTGGTCACAGCTGCCCGGGTCCCGCCAGCCTCCGCGCTCACTACAGCTTGCACACGGGGGAGCGGCCCTACCGCTGCCCCCTGTGCCCGCGGGCCTTCAAGGCCTTAGCGCCACTGCTCCGGCACCAGCACCGACACGGGCTGGAGCCGGGCACCTCCGGCAGGCCTCCACAAGCCGCAGCAGCTGGAGAGCCAAGCCCCGGGGTGCCGCAGGAGAGGTCGGAGGTGGTGATGGCCGCTGCGGCTGCTGGCGCAGCCGTGGGGAAACCCTTCGCCTGCAGGTTCTGCGCCAAACCGTTCCGCCGCTCTTCAGACATGCGAGACCACGAGCGGGTGCACACCGGTGAGCGTCCGTATCACTGTGGCATCTGCGGCAAGGGTTTCACGCAGTCCTCGGTGCTGAGCGGGCATGCCCGCATCCACACTGGAGAGCGCCCCTTCCGTTGCACCCTCTGCGATCGCACTTTCAACAACTCCTCCAACTTCCGCAAGCACCAGCGCACCCACTTCCACGGGCCTGGGCCTGGGTTGGGAGACTCCGGAGGCCAGTTGGGATCATTGGTGGCTGAAGGGTCAGGGAGTGGGACAGGCAGCACCCTGGAAGGGGGCCGTGGGGAGATGGTGAAGGCGAAGGTGAAGGTTGACCAGTAG